The Actinomadura sp. WMMB 499 genome includes a window with the following:
- a CDS encoding hemolysin family protein, which produces MDPLTTLLITVLLLAGNGFFVAAEFALVAAGRPQLERAAATGSRPAVAALAGVRELSLMLAGAQFGITMCSLGLAIVTEPAFEHYLEPPLHALGVPEAATKAIALACALAVVTFLHMVVGEMAPKSWAISHPERAALILALPFRAFAKVSRPVLSSLNSTTNAMLRLIRVTPKDELDDHTDPARLSHLLGESRRLGLIGRHDHELLRRAISAREVTVGRLVVPATSVTTIDADASAAQIRRVATASGHSRLLVRGPGVPGIVHVRAAITEPNGERRAADLAHPAPVLTAETTVLDAVSRLRRTRAPLAVVNDADGEFTGIVTLDDLLAELLATNPH; this is translated from the coding sequence GTGGACCCGCTGACCACCCTGCTGATCACCGTCCTGCTCCTGGCCGGGAACGGCTTCTTCGTCGCCGCCGAGTTCGCGCTCGTCGCCGCCGGCCGGCCCCAGCTCGAGCGCGCCGCCGCCACCGGCAGCCGCCCCGCCGTCGCGGCCCTCGCGGGCGTCCGCGAACTCTCCCTGATGCTCGCGGGCGCCCAGTTCGGGATCACGATGTGCTCGCTCGGCCTCGCCATCGTCACCGAACCCGCCTTCGAGCACTACCTCGAACCGCCCCTGCACGCCCTCGGCGTCCCCGAAGCCGCCACGAAGGCCATCGCCCTCGCCTGCGCGCTCGCGGTCGTCACGTTCCTGCACATGGTCGTCGGCGAGATGGCCCCCAAATCGTGGGCGATCTCCCACCCCGAACGGGCCGCGCTCATCCTCGCGCTCCCGTTCCGCGCGTTCGCGAAGGTCTCCCGACCCGTCCTGTCGTCCCTGAACTCCACGACGAACGCCATGCTGCGGCTGATCCGCGTCACCCCGAAGGACGAACTCGACGACCACACCGACCCCGCCCGACTCAGCCACCTCCTCGGCGAGTCCCGGCGCCTCGGACTCATCGGCCGCCACGACCACGAACTCCTGCGCCGCGCGATCTCCGCACGCGAGGTCACCGTCGGCCGCCTCGTCGTCCCCGCGACGTCCGTCACCACGATCGACGCCGACGCGTCCGCCGCACAGATCCGCCGCGTGGCCACCGCGAGCGGCCACAGCCGGTTGCTCGTCCGCGGCCCGGGCGTCCCCGGGATCGTGCACGTCCGCGCCGCGATCACCGAACCGAACGGCGAGCGCCGCGCCGCCGACCTCGCACACCCCGCGCCCGTCCTCACCGCCGAGACCACCGTCCTCGACGCCGTCAGCCGGCTCCGCCGAACCCGCGCCCCGCTCGCCGTCGTCAACGACGCCGACGGCGAGTTCACGGGCATCGTGACCCTCGACGACCTGCTCGCGGAACTGCTCGCCACGAACCCGCACTGA
- a CDS encoding serine/threonine-protein kinase — MNRCAQPGCAGVVDADGFCDVCGMAPPEEPAHESAAPVPATVASAPSAQAAPLSPGSGGSGSGGSGRRGMLGAGLVEVPPVPARDPASAIMPDPRVPEHRRFCSRCGEKVGRGRDGRPGRTEGFCPHCGHAFAFTPRLRPGDLVGGQYEVLGCLAHGGLGWVYLARDHNVSGRWVVLKGLLDAGDADSLAAATAERAFLAEVEHPNIVKIYNFVRHGDSGYIVMEYVGGRSLKDILLSRRDAAGEDAALPLGQVIAYGLEVLRALGYLHGVGLLYCDFKPDNAIQSEEQLKLIDLGGVRRAADAEGPVFGTPGYQAPEVASRGPSVASDLYTVGRTLAVLSFPFRGYTGRHLRSLPPRHEVPLFERFESYHRLLRRATHPEPSRRFRSAAEMADQLTGVLREVLSAEDGRPRPAASPEFGAEQFTAGAEVAAAGPGGGSAPVLAVPEPAAAASALPAPLVPRSDPASAFLAGLTARDPGDLAVALSSAPVTSPEVKLALARARIGLGDPAGAESLLDEIAEERPGDWRVDWYRGVRALADGDPASAARTFNGLYDLMPGEQAPKLALAFCHECRGDGASAGPYYETVWRTDPTHVSAAFGLARVRLAAGDRAGAERVLDAVPRISSDYLSAQLAAVAAAVRGRDPGALSAAALLAAGRRLESLRLDTERRAAFSAEVLEAALAWARSGAGTGAAGTAAARFRSGRRLLGTPLREPALRARLEETYRVLAKLADGRDVRHAMVRRANAVRPRTLL; from the coding sequence ATGAACCGGTGCGCCCAGCCCGGCTGCGCGGGCGTCGTGGACGCGGACGGCTTCTGCGACGTCTGCGGCATGGCTCCCCCGGAGGAGCCGGCGCACGAGTCGGCGGCGCCCGTCCCCGCGACGGTGGCCTCGGCCCCGTCCGCCCAGGCCGCGCCCCTTTCGCCCGGTTCGGGGGGTTCCGGGTCGGGCGGTTCGGGACGGCGGGGGATGCTGGGCGCGGGCCTGGTGGAGGTGCCGCCGGTCCCGGCGCGCGACCCGGCGTCGGCGATCATGCCGGATCCGCGGGTGCCGGAGCACCGGCGGTTCTGCAGCCGCTGCGGCGAGAAGGTGGGCCGGGGCCGCGACGGCCGTCCGGGACGCACGGAGGGGTTCTGCCCGCACTGCGGGCACGCGTTCGCGTTCACCCCGAGGCTGCGGCCGGGGGATCTGGTCGGCGGGCAGTACGAGGTGCTCGGCTGCCTCGCGCACGGCGGGCTCGGCTGGGTGTACCTGGCGCGGGACCACAACGTCAGCGGCCGGTGGGTGGTGCTGAAGGGCCTGCTGGACGCCGGGGACGCCGATTCGCTCGCGGCGGCGACGGCCGAGCGGGCGTTCCTCGCGGAGGTCGAGCACCCCAACATCGTCAAGATCTACAACTTCGTGCGGCACGGCGACTCCGGCTACATCGTGATGGAGTACGTCGGCGGCCGGTCGCTGAAGGACATCCTGCTGAGCCGCCGCGACGCGGCGGGCGAGGACGCGGCGCTGCCGCTCGGGCAGGTGATCGCGTACGGGCTGGAGGTGCTGAGGGCGCTCGGCTACCTGCACGGGGTCGGGCTGCTGTACTGCGACTTCAAGCCGGACAACGCGATCCAGTCGGAGGAGCAGCTGAAGCTGATCGACCTCGGCGGGGTGCGGCGGGCGGCGGACGCGGAGGGGCCGGTGTTCGGCACGCCGGGCTACCAGGCGCCGGAGGTCGCCTCGCGGGGGCCGTCGGTGGCGTCGGACCTGTACACGGTCGGCCGGACGCTGGCGGTGCTGAGCTTCCCGTTCCGCGGGTACACGGGGCGGCACCTGCGGAGCCTGCCGCCGCGGCACGAGGTGCCGCTGTTCGAGCGGTTCGAGTCCTACCACCGGCTGCTGCGGCGCGCGACGCACCCGGAGCCGTCCCGCCGGTTCCGGAGCGCGGCGGAGATGGCGGACCAGCTGACCGGGGTGCTGCGGGAGGTGCTGTCGGCGGAGGACGGACGGCCGCGCCCGGCGGCGTCGCCGGAGTTCGGCGCCGAGCAGTTCACGGCGGGCGCGGAGGTCGCGGCGGCGGGGCCGGGCGGCGGGTCCGCGCCGGTGCTGGCGGTGCCCGAGCCGGCCGCGGCGGCGTCCGCGCTGCCCGCCCCGCTGGTGCCGCGGTCGGACCCGGCGTCGGCGTTCCTGGCCGGGCTGACCGCCCGCGATCCCGGCGACCTGGCGGTCGCGCTGAGTTCCGCGCCGGTCACCTCGCCCGAGGTGAAGCTGGCGCTGGCGCGCGCACGGATCGGGCTGGGCGACCCGGCCGGGGCGGAGAGCCTCCTCGACGAGATCGCCGAGGAGCGGCCCGGCGACTGGCGGGTCGACTGGTACCGGGGGGTGCGGGCGCTGGCGGACGGCGACCCGGCGTCGGCGGCGCGCACGTTCAACGGCCTGTACGACCTGATGCCGGGCGAGCAGGCGCCGAAGCTGGCGCTGGCGTTCTGCCACGAGTGCCGGGGCGACGGGGCGTCCGCGGGACCCTACTACGAGACGGTGTGGCGCACGGATCCGACGCACGTCAGCGCGGCGTTCGGGCTGGCGCGGGTGCGGCTCGCGGCGGGCGACCGGGCGGGCGCGGAGCGGGTGCTGGACGCGGTGCCGCGGATCTCCAGCGACTACCTGTCGGCGCAGCTCGCGGCGGTCGCCGCGGCCGTGCGGGGCCGCGATCCGGGGGCGCTGTCGGCGGCGGCGCTGCTGGCGGCGGGGCGGCGGCTGGAGTCCCTGCGGCTGGACACCGAGCGGCGCGCCGCGTTCTCGGCGGAGGTGCTGGAGGCGGCGCTGGCGTGGGCGCGGTCCGGTGCCGGGACGGGCGCCGCCGGGACGGCCGCGGCACGGTTCAGGTCCGGGCGCAGGCTGCTGGGCACGCCGCTGCGCGAGCCCGCCCTGCGCGCGCGCCTGGAGGAGACGTACCGGGTCCTCGCCAAGCTCGCGGACGGGCGGGACGTCCGGCACGCGATGGTCCGGCGGGCCAACGCCGTCCGCCCGCGAACGCTGCTGTGA
- a CDS encoding hemolysin family protein, with protein MVTAVLGVLAVIILTAATGYFVAQEFAFVAADRATLEQAAARGDTSAKRAVKVIGRVSFMLSGAQLGITMTTLVVGFIAKPALAELIEPLLTVLGIPDGATGAIALATGFVLATLIQMLLGELFPKNLALARAESLARALAASTLVYLTVFGPLIRLFDRSAERLLRAVGVEPVEELHGGATLEELGDIIGKSHSSGHLPADLSGLLDRALSFGDRTADEVMVPRPSVRSLPGSATAGDLVAVIRETGHSAYPVYGTEVDDVVGVAGVREVADDALDPATPLARIARPALLVPGSQPLYGVIEQMRDTGEEFACVVDEYGGLAGILTFEDVAEELVGEIADETDAHEDAPTTAPDGSWLVDAGMRIDEVSRLTGLALPEGDSYDTLGGLVMARLRRLPTSGDRLTLDLDAARVDLEVVSIARRVAEKIKINAAEALEPEAVRREPAEQEPVEREPGEQEPAERQAADQEAAWTR; from the coding sequence GTGGTAACCGCTGTACTGGGCGTACTCGCGGTGATCATCCTCACCGCCGCCACCGGCTACTTCGTGGCCCAGGAATTCGCCTTCGTCGCCGCCGACCGCGCGACACTCGAACAGGCCGCCGCGCGCGGCGACACCTCCGCCAAACGGGCCGTCAAGGTCATCGGCCGCGTGTCGTTCATGCTCTCCGGCGCCCAGCTCGGCATCACGATGACCACCCTCGTGGTCGGCTTCATCGCCAAACCGGCCCTCGCCGAACTCATCGAGCCGCTCCTCACCGTCCTCGGCATCCCCGACGGCGCCACCGGAGCGATCGCCCTCGCCACCGGGTTCGTCCTCGCGACCCTCATCCAGATGCTGCTGGGCGAACTCTTCCCCAAGAACCTCGCACTGGCCCGCGCCGAATCCCTGGCGCGCGCGCTGGCCGCCTCCACCCTCGTCTACCTCACGGTCTTCGGGCCGCTCATCCGGCTGTTCGACCGGTCCGCCGAACGGCTCCTGCGCGCCGTCGGCGTCGAACCCGTCGAGGAACTACACGGCGGCGCGACCCTGGAGGAACTCGGCGACATCATCGGCAAGTCGCACAGCTCCGGGCACCTGCCCGCCGACCTGTCCGGCCTGCTCGACCGCGCCCTCTCGTTCGGCGACCGCACCGCCGACGAGGTCATGGTGCCGCGCCCGTCCGTCCGGTCCCTGCCCGGCAGCGCGACCGCCGGCGACCTGGTCGCCGTCATCCGCGAGACCGGCCACAGCGCCTACCCCGTCTACGGCACCGAGGTCGACGACGTCGTCGGCGTCGCGGGCGTCCGCGAGGTCGCCGACGACGCCCTCGACCCCGCGACGCCGCTCGCCCGCATCGCCCGTCCCGCCCTGCTCGTCCCCGGCAGCCAGCCCCTGTACGGCGTCATCGAGCAGATGCGCGACACCGGCGAGGAGTTCGCGTGCGTCGTCGACGAGTACGGCGGCCTCGCCGGCATCCTCACCTTCGAGGACGTCGCCGAGGAACTCGTCGGGGAGATCGCCGACGAGACCGACGCCCACGAGGACGCCCCCACCACCGCGCCCGACGGCTCCTGGCTCGTCGACGCCGGCATGCGGATCGACGAGGTGTCCCGCCTGACCGGGCTCGCCCTGCCCGAGGGCGACTCCTACGACACCCTCGGCGGACTCGTCATGGCCCGGCTCCGCCGCCTCCCGACCTCCGGCGACCGCCTCACCCTCGACCTCGACGCCGCCCGCGTCGACCTCGAGGTCGTCAGCATCGCCCGCCGGGTCGCCGAGAAAATCAAGATCAACGCCGCGGAGGCCCTGGAGCCCGAGGCGGTGCGGCGGGAGCCCGCGGAGCAGGAGCCCGTGGAGCGGGAGCCCGGGGAGCAGGAGCCCGCGGAGCGGCAGGCCGCCGACCAGGAGGCCGCGTGGACCCGCTGA
- a CDS encoding FHA domain-containing protein: MPECPIGHRSEDAEYCDVCGRPMDATPALGEGAAGFCGNCGTARSPDALFCENCGTRFGDPRDAARGASGRQAPPHRDVPHIPRPRDPVSAPQGWIAVINADRAYFNSVIAELGAQAPDLEFPPYCPERRIPLRDGEVWIGRRSESRGIMPAIDLGEAPADPGVSHLHAVLNARSDGTWTLTDHGSQNGTTMNGEVEILKARTPVPVGDGDRIHVGAWTTITLTRQGGP; the protein is encoded by the coding sequence ATGCCGGAATGCCCGATCGGTCACCGGTCCGAGGACGCCGAGTACTGCGACGTGTGCGGCCGCCCGATGGACGCGACGCCCGCCCTCGGCGAGGGCGCCGCCGGGTTCTGCGGCAACTGCGGGACGGCGCGCTCCCCGGACGCCCTGTTCTGCGAGAACTGCGGCACACGGTTCGGGGACCCGCGCGACGCCGCGCGCGGCGCGTCCGGGCGGCAGGCGCCGCCCCACCGGGACGTCCCGCACATCCCCCGCCCCCGGGACCCCGTCAGCGCCCCGCAGGGCTGGATCGCCGTGATCAACGCCGACCGGGCCTACTTCAACTCGGTGATCGCCGAACTGGGCGCGCAGGCGCCGGACCTCGAGTTCCCCCCGTACTGCCCCGAGCGCAGGATCCCGCTGCGCGACGGCGAGGTCTGGATCGGGCGGCGCAGCGAGTCGCGGGGCATCATGCCCGCGATCGACCTCGGCGAGGCCCCCGCCGACCCCGGCGTCTCGCACCTGCACGCCGTCCTGAACGCGCGCTCCGACGGCACCTGGACCCTGACCGACCACGGCTCGCAGAACGGCACCACGATGAACGGCGAGGTCGAGATCCTGAAGGCCAGGACACCCGTGCCGGTCGGCGACGGCGACCGCATCCACGTGGGAGCCTGGACCACGATCACCCTGACCAGGCAGGGCGGACCATGA
- a CDS encoding VWA domain-containing protein: MSDLPEFRISVDQNPYLPVGGRDMHAIVSVEARSPGGGPPAAGTEAAEAIVIDTSGSMSFGGKMAAAKRAAVAAVEALRDGVHFAVVAGANRPRMVFPQGERLVRADERTRQSAVRAVRRLDAAGGTAIGSWLRLADRLLAAHDGAVRHAILLTDGKNQHETGDELGAALRQCEGRFVCDARGVGTDWEVAELRRITSVLLGGFLDVPDPADLEADFLAMTRAAMGKRVADVALRVWTPQAAELRFVKQMVPAVEDLTGRRVASGERTGDYPVGAWGSEAREYHLCVRVPASAVGQRMRAAHVKLVAPDGAVLASGNVLAEWTDDEARSTRINRRVAHHTGQSELAAAVREGLEARRAGDEETATKRLGRAVVLAREVGNEQIAGLLDRVVEVVEGEPGTVRLRPGVAKADEMALDTRSVRTVRTVRTRPGRTGDHGGEPDQSGQSDEAGRPEEAGPPGDAGS, encoded by the coding sequence ATGAGCGACCTTCCCGAGTTCCGGATCAGCGTCGACCAGAACCCGTACCTGCCGGTGGGCGGCCGGGACATGCACGCGATCGTGTCCGTGGAGGCGCGGTCGCCCGGCGGCGGCCCGCCCGCCGCGGGGACCGAGGCCGCCGAGGCGATCGTCATCGACACGTCCGGGTCGATGTCGTTCGGCGGGAAGATGGCCGCCGCGAAGCGGGCGGCGGTGGCGGCGGTGGAGGCGCTGCGCGACGGGGTGCACTTCGCGGTCGTCGCGGGCGCCAACCGGCCTCGGATGGTCTTCCCGCAGGGGGAGCGGCTGGTGCGCGCGGACGAGCGCACCCGGCAGAGCGCGGTGCGCGCCGTCCGGCGGCTGGACGCGGCGGGCGGGACGGCGATCGGCTCGTGGCTGCGGCTCGCGGACCGGCTGCTGGCGGCGCACGACGGCGCGGTGCGGCACGCGATCCTGCTGACCGACGGCAAGAACCAGCACGAGACCGGCGACGAGCTGGGCGCGGCGCTGCGGCAGTGCGAGGGACGGTTCGTGTGCGACGCGCGCGGCGTCGGCACCGACTGGGAGGTCGCCGAGCTGCGCCGGATCACCTCGGTGCTGCTGGGCGGGTTCCTCGACGTCCCCGATCCGGCCGACCTGGAGGCCGACTTCCTCGCGATGACGCGCGCCGCGATGGGCAAGCGGGTCGCGGACGTGGCGCTGCGCGTGTGGACGCCGCAGGCCGCCGAGCTGCGGTTCGTCAAGCAGATGGTGCCGGCGGTCGAGGACCTGACGGGCCGCCGCGTCGCGTCCGGGGAGCGGACGGGCGACTACCCGGTCGGCGCGTGGGGCAGCGAGGCGCGCGAGTACCACCTGTGCGTGCGGGTGCCGGCGAGCGCGGTCGGGCAGCGGATGCGGGCGGCGCACGTGAAGCTGGTCGCGCCGGACGGCGCGGTGCTGGCGTCCGGGAACGTGCTGGCCGAGTGGACGGACGACGAGGCGCGCTCCACCCGGATCAACCGGCGGGTCGCGCACCACACGGGGCAGTCGGAGCTGGCGGCGGCGGTGCGCGAGGGGCTGGAGGCGCGCCGCGCGGGGGACGAGGAGACGGCGACGAAGCGGCTGGGCCGCGCGGTGGTGCTGGCCCGCGAGGTGGGCAACGAGCAGATCGCGGGGCTGCTGGACCGCGTGGTGGAGGTCGTGGAGGGCGAGCCCGGGACGGTGCGGCTGCGGCCGGGCGTCGCGAAGGCGGACGAGATGGCGCTCGACACCCGTTCGGTGCGGACGGTCCGGACGGTGCGGACACGTCCGGGCCGGACAGGAGATCATGGAGGCGAACCGGATCAATCCGGCCAATCGGACGAGGCGGGCCGGCCCGAGGAGGCGGGACCGCCGGGAGACGCGGGGAGCTGA
- a CDS encoding STAS domain-containing protein has protein sequence MDFDINLMRDDRCTLVRVKGDIDVVSRERFEETLLEVIDAGGPVVVDMREVTFCDSTGLNVVVVANRRAIERGTRLALVALPPRVEKVFRITGVDRYVPVHDTLREALAAMPSSTTSG, from the coding sequence ATGGACTTCGACATCAACCTCATGCGGGACGACCGCTGCACCCTCGTCCGGGTCAAGGGCGACATCGACGTGGTGTCCCGGGAACGCTTCGAGGAGACGCTGCTCGAGGTCATCGACGCCGGCGGGCCGGTCGTCGTCGACATGCGCGAGGTCACGTTCTGCGACTCCACCGGGCTCAACGTGGTGGTCGTGGCGAACCGGCGCGCGATCGAGCGCGGCACCCGGCTGGCGCTGGTCGCGCTGCCGCCGCGCGTCGAGAAGGTCTTCAGGATCACCGGCGTGGACCGGTACGTCCCCGTGCACGACACGCTGCGCGAGGCGCTCGCCGCCATGCCGTCCTCCACGACCAGCGGCTGA
- a CDS encoding phage holin family protein — MRILLKVGITAVALWAATALIHGITVQGVTGVGDTAGGRALTLLGVAVVFGIVNAIIKPIVKTLGCAFYVLTLGLIGLVVNAGLLWLTSEVAARLELPFHVDGFWAAFWGAIVVGVVGWVLNLFVDDDD; from the coding sequence GTGCGCATTCTTCTCAAGGTGGGCATCACCGCGGTCGCCCTGTGGGCCGCCACCGCGCTGATCCACGGCATCACCGTCCAGGGCGTCACGGGCGTCGGCGACACCGCCGGCGGACGTGCGCTGACCCTCCTCGGCGTCGCCGTCGTCTTCGGCATCGTCAACGCGATCATCAAGCCGATCGTGAAGACGCTGGGCTGCGCCTTCTACGTACTGACCCTCGGCCTCATCGGCCTCGTCGTCAACGCGGGCCTGCTGTGGCTGACCAGCGAGGTCGCCGCCCGCCTCGAGCTGCCGTTCCACGTCGACGGCTTCTGGGCCGCCTTCTGGGGCGCGATCGTCGTCGGCGTGGTCGGCTGGGTGCTGAACCTGTTCGTGGACGACGACGACTGA
- a CDS encoding glutamate ABC transporter substrate-binding protein, translated as MRPTGPAAAALAALAAAGALSGCGFGGSERPTITDNDRLVIGVKEDQPGLGVKDPDGTYEGFDVDVATYIAGELGVPPERIEFTTTDSSVREDALAEGRVDMIVATYSITAARKREVTFAGPYYVAHQDTLVRPGLPGIDGVRDLAGRRICAVRGSNSWRRVIEEREVAAVPVPHWTYGACMNALARGGLDAVSTDDLILAGFAASYRSARIINDPFTDEKYGVGVRKGDLEGCAAVNRAITRMYQDGTAERLLRAWFGGSGLELTTSVPQFEGCT; from the coding sequence GTGCGCCCGACCGGACCCGCCGCCGCGGCGCTCGCCGCGCTCGCCGCCGCCGGGGCGCTGTCCGGCTGCGGGTTCGGCGGTTCGGAGCGCCCCACGATCACCGACAACGACCGGCTGGTCATCGGGGTCAAGGAGGACCAGCCGGGCCTCGGCGTCAAGGACCCGGACGGGACGTACGAGGGGTTCGACGTCGACGTCGCCACCTACATCGCGGGGGAGCTCGGCGTGCCGCCCGAGCGGATCGAGTTCACCACGACCGACTCGTCCGTCCGGGAGGACGCCCTCGCGGAGGGACGCGTCGACATGATCGTCGCGACGTACTCGATCACCGCGGCGCGCAAGCGGGAGGTCACGTTCGCCGGGCCGTACTACGTGGCCCACCAGGACACGCTCGTCCGGCCGGGCCTGCCGGGGATCGACGGCGTGCGCGACCTGGCGGGCCGCCGGATCTGCGCGGTGCGGGGCTCGAACTCGTGGCGCCGCGTCATCGAGGAGCGCGAGGTCGCGGCCGTGCCCGTCCCGCACTGGACGTACGGCGCCTGCATGAACGCGCTGGCGCGCGGCGGCCTCGACGCCGTCTCCACCGACGACCTCATCCTGGCGGGCTTCGCGGCATCCTACCGGTCGGCCCGGATCATCAACGACCCGTTCACCGACGAGAAGTACGGCGTCGGGGTCCGCAAGGGCGACCTGGAGGGGTGCGCGGCCGTGAACCGCGCGATCACCCGGATGTACCAGGACGGGACGGCGGAGCGGCTCCTGCGCGCGTGGTTCGGCGGTTCGGGCCTCGAGCTGACGACGAGCGTCCCGCAGTTCGAGGGCTGCACGTGA